The following proteins are co-located in the Besnoitia besnoiti strain Bb-Ger1 chromosome Unknown contig00007, whole genome shotgun sequence genome:
- a CDS encoding uncharacterized protein (encoded by transcript BESB_072520): MVSELQRQLALHRQTRGVGSSSGSCSSARRIHSAPSLLFDPRKAASVELSTLRDVALTSLQSLIRRDPLVEVLEPLFTSTAGKQEAPSGAAVSRDFLTAEQARRVDRRVALCCDLLGPFFLLQDAQYLLEYLLRQYAVHKHNQDALLALALPYHSSPVFIRLARLLSIPPQSPWTFLERMRTSGALLQRKDLVKIVLSSPFLLQFVVSTVSRVSSPLSAARLKEAGLSLPSHLRRNSAHANAGADEASFSLLPAQNTPLLSFFTLLVSEALVTAPSLAAVRSLTPCLLPFLLSTLRPAAAVRTPELHAASMTVFTQLASRAPLEPRIVSAALQQLAQTLVFSSKDDSLQRLPAAKENELFSLLVVLAESQSLALQGTLPEAVTRRLSKWPRLADALQEVLFVQRLDCAPFLRAFFKSLLSFFVSSAGDESFCAFSALQERLLAAAKAVCAACVASGARQAPLLSHSSLSPSSGASRRSQEVSSSLIVIALTLFDSFARTSQQAQRAAAETSASASAFARVRREHPLLFAALCRLLLEVDAVSPLSIPKALAFFSRATEAERKGKRGGVSSGGCADLVLLLSHVFDSVPSPAGPVYAIPGAGAEETRKTLSRMRGEGLSLCSALMADEAELRREGVRGALACVRRQEAESGDRRGRECHTRSDEEAGETDEAGSQARAADRGALLGELLLDRLEDEDSTLVVEVAEGMATLCSVLPPFICLHRATSLVLANLDALLPSPLAAVSLHPAAAQATQVFLSAVLAMPRLREVMPALLRACAASLRHSAATEKEDGAEAEAARRRERFAEEVVVRRLLPVALALAWGARAQEADAETAETDDNEANEAADNGEVSAPQARRKALCELQEAAIDVLNAVGRRSPLEGGSLESEGSKQFETLTRCMTLSRLASSASLRSLAQLALCPLPLPPPPVSASAATPGGVLSAAAVESFLEREARAVKERRHGPRLANVTGLYTAAGLLEIAGAALMPSSTASPASSLPAWTAHAMHLCEELQRRLSACADDATEGALASKGGSERPKASAAAFPRAARAAVKTVAAGVASLLLARGPNREGDGSGGVGRGALKPAVLSSFFTGEGHDEAGRGEGEEGDACEGRLQRSLRRRLLLLAFSDVALFAPVVQAFLESFRGRSLLFVALLSQLLAQVSLPTRQRKAYATRGITQAGAEAGLQRTEEEQILVEGDDEQRIDETEAPSADEDGDCAALWLSFSFLSGSAYSGEDAPRLSATLRQQIEVNLLDMSRALLAQAARRQVSKKSLKAAGSESAASGKKPDGERGAEDRTAAACVGILTLPLWLAVHHKAQRREVREAVVLLLKELAALLKLDKDWQSSDPRAGVTAACLQAWWTRLAPLGLLRGRPADLKAGKGEKIHDELTQNADKFVQAALTSASTSCVEFLSQFLSRAASSALAPAAFGAAVAASSDAVASFFSFALAFLLPEGSAQEYFSSLLLEAPAGLLLTALLPALGREVEMFVVRVSAHAKPQEEAQGQGKRRSSAHSSPLASPSSFSRPSPSAASLSPVCEASVSASHGFGGVSPLIVFALQLLTQLGANQASSPLYALLSAVDSDGRRRSLWSLAPDCSESLVCSVLLPFIRLLCSPAVAAPLRAFYQRPAEEAPSARVSERATLSLPLSWLAEVADAAGELVDGVMASGILQVISDELRLELLLALLRLSSASPQLATRLRLQASKMDAREPEAKASDASVGAPRPQSETMLPVRTLLSLVEAVGVTEQDESAGAQGAQDGRRQGAAVSQKRGQADEATRPVTSRDAVIADFVDAQLQGYSAFVQETARLSGRHAQRDKKVRRAAGDDRNQRLEEADILLLGPCALGKLQAVLQIHLACETRRPAGAAGDTDEAMRRTLESLLSVFVTATSTTGALRILRAKQEKAKKSKALKHPGDDDEVASISARSRAAAKLSPMSSLWSFHEASFRGLAATCGLLAQSLAPKRSFEHLLVADGATRNGRLSEASRRLDVGDESSPSSLLSPVLLASVLQGSSAAADTLSSLLSQKGEPAPGDRLSTLHTTLRDLLKALGELLALAGVRTPRVLSTPHFLSALRGALPSLFAMLDVLRAHSALDASCDSAAGRHEGYKVESGATVRREVLRFVRTVMEPLCIDVFVDDVRGKDSEGATGAGRSPVRESRAAVAELAVALGAALGNDALVGGCLTILVHWEAAFLKRRGKAAQEHAGSGSEEASNSEEASDDEESDAEAAQSAEEAEEEGDDEVLLLDKKERKEREKRMRAGWKTRRALLERLKEILKAHADAQAASFYGHRLLTLAQLGTGALVLQCEARERLLSCGDEVFSRQREDDAATSAGRVVPLSLPSCVQGNVATLRQSLLQGQGLEAAPSAGSGDSCFAARGQDAARLAEVYCRAASTATLLLYEQLKSDGLPDLQRVGALAARGFALDSTGEEEEMQAILELIQALLSIKIVSERRRLAGSSSDGLHAGGKKRRGTDGSADRAYNSEVQRRVFNEETLLKQRAELLLESVIRALSPLVGCMRVALGCMGVRHTFFLSGDSVDELRSRFEAARGQAKTAKGASTAAPFGASFAQDVSDSEPDEDQEADAEQIQSIHLLVSDPAEPLGSSPARLSGAACLLATGKAACAAAAEAVAEGDRFVKSALAAKTTTNSDYVFFALLFRSLASQLETHLGAAAGADDRRQGEKKPKKGGDKCRGAEDRAWKTLFSSSSWTEASLTPPYALLLAVLAKRLLRPCAVSSSSAASSPASASIMNAGIAAWQFATNLARLAGGHLPEAFRDGCIPSVLGTWKRAAHAIPALSSLSAAPSASASTASQANLRSIISLSTAASRCLLALSLTSHGREGEKHVGGVGTHAARSLHAAALFLPDFNALFARISLLLRALMPPMLTAEDGVEPRLQLQDVFHRLLLIRDPRVGELAVCLVAALLGLLQRVGAEFFLPHVGSLVETTLLNPLLLSSLSHQQALPHAGREDAGAQARLRARLVAPQKLPLALLSQLGLSCLDSSDDGDAADEARVVVEFVRKRMEPMTSLDASLQLYMVDASVELPRVRRQASRVLEQIARRSAFALSSSLFGRKRDVAAAAWFLGAGGDRKASSRGDLTASEGDLWREQHPVVSILFAALQAEIGTSMRIQGAISLLLPSLHNLFFKKQKALAAGSENAERQHKGVDKKRKKAVDAEATGAKGGGSGAPQVSLFSTRGLEDLQASRTVELLGTIIGSQSQARADAKRPVLTKLMLHLVHLCLSRAEASGEAAPERLRASECFAEQIYGGQVQNVHRQLLWGSTGGDREAVLEDTHDEEEDEEDAPEQSQPCPSSAKAAGMKPTKRPRGESEAAASADSAGGPPEEENGNAIASPISLLQEFERSVRLLPPAAFAPACLHRMESALYCAFRSWSQKLNMQQLQSFLLALLRSLRGPKRALMQPSTEAAEGDSDASEETESSDEDSSAAAKRRQQKAAAAKKQASSGGVAKAHASSETLASSASIREICGTRLLVLFYTAAIRDFGSVGGVEALLEDLLADFQSALAACRDQALELVESTDKSGEKKKRDARPRVLESDATWFWFELGMPILLALSASLRSWNKELSGALPPSLFERLLTCALDAVDVLGVLPRLSLPGYAGRDRDSASGDVELLSDVELRKLNSERKRKRAQAQRLSKLWFCTLRSFVTGLFEHTFGDKTRVEELNLSLLEKVQSCGKGNIRFAAARMYLHLWKRLGLAMVDTLGDSLQTLVELLESADEEIEMATRELVRTIEGLTGESLAEKLKA; encoded by the exons ATGGTCTCCGAATTGCAGCGCCAACTGGCGCTGCATCGGCAGACCCGCGGGGTCGGGTCTTCGTCTGGTTCGTGTTCGTCCGCTCGCCGCATTCattctgcgccttctctgcttttcgATCCTCGAAAAGCGGCCTCCGTGGAGCTCTCCACGCTGCGAGATGTGGCTCTGACGTCTCTCCAGTCTCTCATCCGCCGCGATCCCCTGGTGGAGGTCCTCGAGCCCCTCTTCACTTCCACGGCTGGCAAACAAGAGGCTCCTTCGGGGGCCGCGGTCTCCCGCGACTTCCTGACCGCTGAACAGGCCCGACGTGTCGAtcggcgcgtggcgctctGCTGTGACCTCCTCGGTCCTTTTTTCCTGCTTCAAGACGCGCAGTATCTTCTGGAGTACCTCCTCCGTCAATATGCAGTCCACAAACACAACCAGGATGCacttctcgccctcgctctgcCCTACCATTCCTCGCCGGTCTTCATCCGGctcgctcgtctcctctctatTCCTCCGCAATCTCCGTGGACGTTTCTGGAGCGCATGAGGACCTCCGGCGCCCTTCTGCAACGCAAAGACCTAGTCAAAATCGTTCTGTCCTCGCCGTTCCTGCTGCAGTTTGTTGTGAGTaccgtctctcgcgtctcgtcCCCTCTTTCCGCGGCACGCCTGAAGGAGGCTGGCCTCTCGCTGCCCTCTCACTTACGGCGCAACAGTGCGCATGCgaacgccggcgcagacgaagcttccttttctcttcttcctgcgcagAATACGCCTCTCCTGTCCTTCTTCACTCTGCTCGTTTCGGAGGCTCTCGTTacagcgccttcgctcgcggccgtccgGTCTCTCACGCCATGTCTCCTGCCCTTCCTCTTGTCCACGCTGCgccccgccgcagctgtACGTACGCCCGAGCTCCATGCGGCGAGCATGACCGTTTTCACTCAACttgcctcgcgggcgccgcttgAGCCTCGGATTGTGTCGGCGGCCCTGCAGCAGTTGGCTCAGACCCTCGTTTTTTCCTCCAAGGACGACAGTCTTCAGCGCTTGCCAGCTGCGAAGGAGAACGAactcttctcgcttcttgTTGTTCTTGCCGAATCGCAGTCACTCGCGCTGCAAGGCACTCTGCCAGAGGCCGtcacgcggcgcctctccaaATGGCCACGGCTGGCTGACGCCCTCCAGGAG GTTCTCTTTGTTCAGCGCCTCGACTGCGCGCCCTTTCTGCGGGCGTTTTTCAAGTCCCTTCTGTCctttttcgtttcttcgGCCGGCGACGAGTCGTTCTGTgccttctcggcgctgcAAGAGCGTCTGcttgcggcggcgaaggcggtcTGTGCGGCCTGCGTGGCCTCGGgagcgcgccaggcgcctctcctctctcactcctcgctctcgccgtcttccggcgcttcgcgccgctctcaggaggtctcttcgtctctcatCGTTATTGCGCTGACTCTCTTTGACAGCTTCGCGCGCACGagccagcaggcgcagcgcgccgcggcggagacgtcggcgtctgcttctgcatTCGCGCGCGTGAGGCGCGAACATCCGCTGCTCTTTGCGGCTCTCTGCCGCTTGCTTCTTGAGGTCGACGCGGTCAGTCCGCTGAGCATTCCGAAAGCTttggccttcttctcgcgtgcCACCGAGGCCGAGAGAAAGgggaagcgaggcggcgtctcaagcggcggctgcgcggacCTCGTCTTGCTGCTTTCTCACGTCTTCGACAGCgtgccgtcgcctgcggggcCTGTCTACGCCATCCCGGGtgccggcgccgaagagacaCGAAAAACTCTATCGAGAatgagaggcgaaggcctctctctgtgcagCGCGCTGATGGCGGACGAGGCTGAGCTCCGCAGAgagggcgtccgcggcgcgctggcatGCGTCAGGCgacaggaggcggagagcggggACAGGAGGGGACGCGAATGCCACACGCGCAGCGATGAAGAGGCAGGAGAAACGGACGAAGCTGGAAGCCAAGCGCGAGCCGCTGACAGAGGTGCACTTCTGGGTGAACTGCTGCTTGACAGactcgaagacgaagactCCACCCTCGTCGTTGAG GTCGCTGAAGGCATGGCGACGCTCTGCAGCGTCCTGCCGCCGTTCATCTGCCTGCACCGCGCCACGTCGCTGGTGCTGGCGAACTTGGATGCGCTACTTCcctcgcctctggcggcaGTTTCGTTGCACCCCGCGGCGGCTCAAGCGACGCAGgttttcctctccgccgtGTTGGCAATGCCTCGTTTGCGCGAGGTGATGCCTGCGCTGCTACGGGCGTGTGCAGCGAGTCTGCGGCACAGCGCAGCGACTGAAAAAGAAGACGGggcagaagcagaggcagcgaggcgtcgcgaACGCTTTGCAGAAGAAGTCGTGGTTCGCCGGCTGCTCCCCGTGGCCCTTGCGCTGGCCTGGGGTGCCCGCGCCCAggaagcggacgcggagacggcggagaccgacGACAACGAGGCAAACGAGGCGGCCGACAACGGGGAGgtcagcgcgccgcaggcgaggcgaaaggcGCTGTGCGAGCTCCAGGAAGCTGCGATCGACGTGTTGAACGCAGTGGGGCGGAGAAGTCCTCTTgaaggcggcagcctcgagagcgaGGGGTCCAAGCAGTTTGAGACGCTCACGCGCTGCATGACCCTCAGCAG ACTggcgagctccgcctcgctccgctcgCTGGCTCAGTTGGCCCTCTGTccgcttccgctgcctccgccgccagtctccgcgtccgcggcgacgcccggcggcgtgctgtctgccgcggctgtcgaGTCGTTTTtggagagggaggcgcgcgcggtgaAGGAGCGAAGGCAcggcccgcgcctcgcgaatGTCACTGGCTTGTACACCGCCGCCGGTCTTCTAGAgatcgcaggcgccgcgctgatGCCCTCctcgacggcctcgccggcgtcgtcaCTCCCTGCTTGGACTGCGCACGCGATGCATCTCtgcgaggagctgcagcggcggctctctgcatgcgccgacgacgccacGGAGGGCGCTCTGGCTTCCAagggaggcagcgagaggccaaaagcgtccgccgcggcgttccctcgagccgctcgcgccgcggtcaagacggtcgccgcgggcgtcgcctcgctgctgctcgctcgCGGGCCGAATCGTGAAGGGgacggcagcggaggagtTGGGCGCGGGGCTTTGAAACCGGCAGTCCTCTCGAGCTTCTTTACCGGCGAAGGGCACGACGAGGCGggccgaggagaaggcgaagagggcgacgcgtgTGAAGGGAGACTGCAGAGGTCCTTGAGGCGCCGACTCTTGCTGTTGGCCTTCAGCGACGTGGCTCTCTTCGCGCCGGTCGTTCAAGCCTTCCTGGAGTccttccgcggccgcagcctgctGTTCGTTGCACttctctcgcagctgctggcgcaaGTCTCCCTCCCCACGCGGCAAAGAAAAGCATATGCGACGCGAGGAATCACccaggcgggcgccgaagcgggcctgcagcggaCTGAAGAGGAACAGATCCTggtggagggcgacgacgagcaaAGGATCGACGAGACCgaggcgcccagcgccgATGAGGACGGAGACTGCGCGGCCCTCTGGCTCtccttttccttcctctcagGGTCTGCGTACTCGGgggaagacgcgccgcggctctcagcGACCTTGAGACAGCAAATTGAAGTGAATCTGCTTGACATGTCGCGCGCACttctggcgcaggcggcgcggcggcaggtcTCCAAGAAGTCGCTCAAAGCCGCAGGCAGtgagagcgcagcgagcggaaAGAAACCTGAtggcgaacgcggcgccgaagaccggactgcggcggcgtgcgtcgGCATTCTCACGCTCCCGCTTTGGCTCGCGGTTCACCACaaagcgcagcgacgcgaagtGCGAGAGGCCGTCGTTCTGCTGCTCAAGGagctcgctgcgcttctGAAACTCGACAAGGACTGGCAAAGCTCCGACCCGCGCGCCGGAGTCACGGCGGCTTGTCTGCAGGCCTGGTGGACGCGCTTGGCGCCTCTGGGTCTCCTCAGGGGCAGACCGGCAGACCTCAAGGCAGGCAAGGGGGAGAAGATTCACGACGAACTCACGCAGAACGCCGACAAGTTTGTTCAG gcTGCCTTGACTTCCGCGTCGACTTCCTGCGTCGAGTTCCTCTCTCAGTTCCTCTCGCGAGCGGCCTCCAGTGCCCTTGCGCCCGCTGCGTTTGGcgctgcggtcgctgcgtCCTCCGACGCGGTCGCTTCGTTCTTCAGCTttgctctcgccttccttctaCCCGAGGGCAGCGCACAGGAGTATTTCTCGAGTCTGCTtctcgaggcgccggcgggcctGCTGCTGACGGCGCTGCTTCCGGCTCTAGGCCGCGAAGTGGAGATGTTCGTGGTGCGCGTGAGCGCGCACGCAAAGCCGcaggaagaagcgcaggGTCAAGGGAAGCGGAGATCGTCCGCGCATTCTTCGCCTCTGGCTTCAccttcgtccttctctcGGCCCTCGCCATCCGCCGCGTCGTTATCCCCGGTTTGCgaggcctctgtctctgcttcccACGGGTTTGGGGGTGTCTCGCCTCTCATTGTCTTCGCCTTGCAACTACTGACTCAACTGGGCGCCAACCAAGCCTCCTCACCTCTCTACGCTCTCCTGTCCGCAGTCGATTCTGacgggcgtcgccgcagcttgTGGTCGCTCGCGCCAGACTGCAGCGAGAGCCTCGTATGCAGCGTTCTGCTGCCTTTCATTCGGCTCCTCTGCTCCCCTGCggtcgcagcgccgctccgcgccttctACCAACGCccagcagaggaggcgccgtcGGCCCGCGTGTCTGAGCGAGCGACGctttcgctgcctctctcctggCTCGCCGAggtcgccgacgcggcgggcgagctgGTGGATGGCGTGATGGCGTCGGGCATTCTCCAGGTGATCTCCGACGAGCtccgcctcgagctcctcctcgcgctgctgcgtctctcctcggcctcgccgcagctcgcgacCCGCCTCCGACTGCAGGCCTCCAAGATGGACGCACGCGAGcccgaggcgaaggcctccgACGCTTCGGTGGGGGCTCCGCGACCGCAGTCGGAAACGATGCTTCCGGTGCGCACGCTGCTCAGCCTCGTGGAGGCCGTCGGCGTCACCGAGCAAGACGAGTCAGCTGGGGCAcaaggcgcgcaggacggcAGAAGGCAGGGCGCGGCTGTATCCCAGAAGCGCGGacaggcagacgaggcgaccCGCCCAGTCACGTCGAGGGATGCAGTCATCGCCGACTTTGTAGATGCACAGCTCCAAGGATACTCAGCATTTGTgcaggagacggcgcgcctctccggACGTCACGCACAGAGAGACAAGAAGgtgcggcgagcagcaggcgacGACAGAAACCAGAGACTCGAGGAGGCTGATATCCTTCTCCTGGGCCCGTGCGCGCTTGGCAAACTCCAGGCCGTGCTGCAGATTCATCTGGCGTGTGAGACGCGACgaccggcgggcgcggcaggcgacacCGATGAGGCGATGAGGCGCACCCTAGAGAGTCTTCTGAGTGTGTTTGTCACCGCCACGTCGACGACAGGGGCGCTGAGGATTCTCCGCGCGAAgcaagagaaagcgaagaagagcaagGCCCTGAAACATCCCGGAGACGACGATGAAGTGGCCTCCATCAGCGCGAgatcgcgcgcagccgcgaagctGTCTCCGATGTCGTCTCTGTGGTCCTTTCACGAAGCTTCCTTCCGAGGCCTCGCTGCGACCTGCGGTCTTTTGGCTCAGAGCTTGGCGCCGAAGCGCTCCTTCGAGCATCTTCTCGTGGCGGACGGCGCCACACGCAACGGACGCCTCTCTGAggcttcgcggcgtctggACGTGGGCGACgagtcgtcgccttcctctctcctttcgCCGGTGCTGCTGGCCTCGGTGCTCCAGGGGAgttcggcggccgcggacactctctcgtctctcctctcgcaaAAGGGCGAGCCGGCGCCGGGCGACCGCCTGTCGACTCTGCATACCACGCTGAGAGACCTCCTCAAGGCGCTGGGCGagctcctcgctctcgcgggcgTGAGGACGCCCAGAGTCCTCTCGACGCCGCACTTCCTGtcggcgcttcgcggcgccctgccGTCGCTGTTCGCCATGCTGGACGTTCTTCGCGCGCACTCAGCGCTGGACGCGAGCTGCGACTCTGCAGCAGGACGACACGAAGGCTATAAGGTGGAAAGCGGAGCGACGGTGAGGAGGGAAGTGCTGCGGTTTGTGCGGACGGTTATGGAGCCTCTGTGCATCGATGTGTTTGTCGACGACGTTCGCGGCAAAGACAGCGAAGGGGCGACGGGGGCCGGGCGCAGTCCTGTCAGAGAAAGTcgggcggccgtcgcggaaCTTGCGGTGGCGCTTGGCGCGGCGCTTGGCAACGACGCGCTCGTCGGCGGATGCCTCACTATCCTGGTGCACTGGGAGGCGGCTTTCCTCAAGCGGCGCGGGAAAGCCGCTCAGGAACACGCAGGAAGCGGCTCGGAGGAAGCGAGCAACTCCGAGGAAGCGAGCGACGATGAGGAATCCGACGCTGAAGCGGCGCAGTccgccgaggaggccgaggaagagggagacgacgaagtgctgctgctggacaagaaggagagaaaggagcGCGAGAAACGCATGCGGGCGGGgtggaagacgcggcgcgctctgCTGGAGCGGCTGAAAGAGATCCtgaaggcgcatgcagacgcccAGGCTGCCTCTTTCTACGGCCATCGGCTTCTCACGCTGGCGCAACTCGGCACTGGGGCCCTCGTGCTCCAgtgcgaggcccgcgagcgtctcctctcATGCGGCGACGAAGTCTTCTcgaggcagcgcgaagacgacgcagcgaccTCGGCAGGCCGCGTCGTCCCGCTCTCGCTCCCCTCCTGCGTGCAGGGCAACGTTGCCACTCTGCGCCAAAGCCTCCTTCAGGGGCAGGGACTGGAGGCGGCCCCctccgcgggcagcggcgatTCGTGCTTCGCTGCGAGGGGGCAGGACGCCGCGAGACTGGCGGAGGTCTACTGCCGCGCCGCAAGCACCGCCACGCTGCTCCTGTACGAGCAGCTGAAGAGCGACGGGCTGCCCGACCTGCaacgcgtcggcgcgctcgcggctcggGGCTTCGCACTGGACAGcacgggagaagaagaagaaatgcAGGCGATTCTCGAGCTTATCCAGGCGCTGCTCAGCATCAAG ATTGTGtccgagcgccgccgcctggcgggCTCGTCGTCCGACGGGCTTCACGCCGGCGGCAAGAAGCGGAGGGGAAccgacggcagcgcagacCGGGCGTACAACAGCGAGGTGCAAAGGAGGGTGTTTAACGAGGAGACGCTTCTCAAGCAGCGAGCTGAGCTTCTTCTCGAAAGCGTCATTCG GGCCCTGTCGCCTCTCGTCGGCTGCATGCGAGTCGCTCTCGGCTGCATGGGAGTTCGACACACCTTCTTCCTCAGTGGAGACTCAGTCGACGAGTTGCGCAGCAGattcgaggcggcgcgcgggcaggCGAAGACAGCGAAAGGCGCATCGACTGCAGCAcccttcggcgcctcgtTCGCTCAGGACGTTTCGGATAGTGAACCCGATGAAGACCAAGAGGCTGACGCGGAGCAAATTCAGTCGATTCATCTTCTCGTTTCTGATCCGGCCGAGCCTCTGGGCTCGTcacctgcgcgcctctccggcgccgcaTGTCTCCTCGCGACGGGCaaggcggcgtgcgccgcagcggcggaggccgtcgcagagggcgaccGCTTCGTGAAGTCCGCGCTTGCTGCGAAGACCACGACAAACAGCGACTacgttttcttcgcgcttctgttccgcagcctcgccagCCAGCTCGAAACTCACCtgggagccgccgcgggggcggaCGATCGCCGccagggcgagaagaagccgaagaagggcggcgacAAATGCAGAGGGGCCGAGGACAGGGCCTGGAAG ACGCTGTTTTCTTCATCGTCGTGGACTGAGGCCTCTTTGACGCCGCCGTACGCCTTGCTGCTCGCGGTCCTCGCGAAGCGCTTGCTGCGCCCCTGTGcggtctcctcctcgtcggctgcgagctcccccgcctccgcgtcgatAATGAACGCAGGCATTGCGGCGTGGCAGTTTGCGACGaatctcgcgcggctcgccggcggccacCTGCCTGAGGCCTTCCGCGACGGCTGCATCCCGTCGGTGCTAGGCACGtggaagcgcgcggcgcatgccATCCCCGCGCTcagctcgctctccgcggcgccctccgcgtcggcgtccaCGGCTTCGCAAGCGAACCTGCGCAGCATCATCTCTCTGTCGACTGCCGCGAGTCGCTGCCTCTTGGCGCTTTCGCTGACTTCGCACGGCCGAGAGGGTGAGAAGCACGTGGGGGGGGTCGGTAcgcacgcggcgaggagcctgCACGCAGCTGCCTTGTTCCTTCCGGACTTCAatgcgctcttcgcgcgcatctccctcctcctgcgcgcgctgaTGCCGCCGATGCTCACCGCTGAGGACGGCGTcgagccgcgcctgcagctgcaggacgTCTTCCACCGCCTGTTGCTCATCCGAGATCCGCGAGTCGGCGAGTTGGCGGTCTGCCTGGTCGCTGCGCTCCTCGGacttctgcagcgcgtcggcgccgagtTCTTCCTGCCCCATGTCGGCTCCCTCGTGGAGACGACGCTCCTGAATCCGCTGCTCTTATCCTCGCTGTCGcaccagcaggcgctgcctcaCGCCGGCcgagaagacgccggcgcgcaggcgcgtctgcgcgcccgtCTCGTCGCGCCTCAAAAGCTGCCCCTGGCGCTGCTCAGTCAACTGGGTCTCTCATGTCTCGACtccagcgacgacggcgatgCCGCGGACGAGGCAAGGGTCGTGGTTGAGTTCGTCAGGAAGCGCATGGAGCCGATGACGTCCTTGgatgcgtcgctgcagctgtACATGGTGGACGCGAGCGTCGAActgccgcgcgtgcgccggcaGGCCAGCAGAGTGTTAGAGCAGATcgcgcgtcgcagcgcgtttgcgctctcctcctcgctcttcgggaggaagcgggacgtggcggccgccgcctggtTCCTCGGCGCTGGGGGCGACAGGAAGGCAAGCAGCCGAGGCGATCTGACtgcgagcgaaggcgacttGTGGCGCGAGCAGCACCCCGTCGTGAGcatcctcttcgccgcgctgcaaGCGGAGATCGGCACGTCGATGCGCATTCAGGGGGCGAtttctcttctgctgccgtcgctccaCAACCTCTTCTTCAAGAAGCAGAaagcgctcgcggcgggctcggAGAATGCGGAACGTCAGCACAAGGGCGTGGAtaagaagaggaagaaggccgtcgacgccgaggcgaccggcgccaagggggggggcagcgggGCCCCTCAAGTGTCGCTTTTCTCCACACGCGGCCTCGAAGACTTGCAAGCGTCGCGCACGGTCGAGCTGCTTGGAACGATCATCGGTTCGCAGtcacaggcgcgcgcggacgcgaagcgaCCAGTGCTTACGAAGCTCATGCTCCATCTCGTCCACctgtgcctctctcgcgcggaggcgtcgggcgaggctgcgcccgagcggctgcgggccTCTGAGTGCTTCGCGGAGCAAATCTACGGAGGGCAAGTTCAAAACGTCCATCGGCAGCTCCTATGGGGATCGACtggaggcgaccgcgaagcGGTGTTGGAGGACACACatgacgaggaggaagacgaagaggacgctcCTGAACAGTCGCAGCCCTGTCCGTCGAgtgcgaaggccgcggggATGAAGCCGACAAAACGGCCTCGGGGTGAAAGCGAAGCTGCTGCCAGCGCTGACTCTGCGGGTGGGCCtccagaggaagaaaacggcAATGCCATCGCCTCGCCGATTTCTCTCCTTCAAGAATTTGAGCGCAGCGTCCGGCtcctgccgcccgccgcatTCGCCCCCGCCTGTCTCCACAGGATGGAGAGCGCGCTTTActgcgccttccgcagctGGAGTCAGAAGCTAAacatgcagcagctgcagagttttctcctcgcgctgctccgcTCGCTGAGGGGGCCGAAGCGCGCACTCATGCAGCCGTCAACCGAGGCGGCCGAAGGggacagcgacgcctccgAGGAGACGGAGTCGTCGGACGAggacagcagcgcggcggcgaagaggcggcagcagaaAGCGGCTGCCGCAAAGAAACAAGCGTCGTCTGGGGGCGTGGCTAAGGCGCACGCCTCGAGCGAAACGCTGGCATCGTCTGCGTCCATCCGAGAGATCTGCGGCACCCGTCTGCTTGTTCTCTTCTACACCGCCGCCATCAGAGACTTCGGCTCAGTCGGAGGCGTCGAAGCCTTGTTGGAGGACCTCCTCGCGGACTTTCAGAGTGCCCTggcggcctgcagagaccaggcgctggagctcgTCGAATCGACTGACAAG agcggcgagaagaagaagcgagacgcgcggcccCGAGTGCTGGAGTCGGACGCAACGTGGTTCTGGTTCGAGCTCGGCATGCCCATTCTGCTGGCCCTTAGTGCATCGCTACGCAGCTGGAACAAAGAGCTCAGTG GTgcgcttccgccgtcgctctttgAGAGGCTGCTGACCTGTGCGTTAGACGCCGTGGACGTCTTGGGCGTGCTGCCACGGCTCTCGTTGCCGGGGTACGCCGGCCGAGACCGAgacagcgccagcggcgacgtgGAGCTCCTGAGCGACGTAGAGCTGCGGAAGCTCAACAGCGAGCGAAAGCGgaagcgggcgcaggcgcagcgcctctccaAGCTGTGGTTCTGCACGCTGCGGTCCTTCGTCACAGGTCTCTTTGAGCACACTTTCGGCGACAAAACTCGG GTCGAAGAACTCAATTTGAGTTTGCTTGAGAAAGTGCAGAGCTGCGGCAAGGGCAACAtccgcttcgcggcggcgcggatgTACCTGCACCTCTGGaagcgcctcggcctcgccaTGGTCGACACCCTCGGAGACTCCCTCCAGACCCTCGTTGAACTTCTCGAaagcgccgacgaggaaaTCGAAATGGCGACTCGCGAGTTGGTTCGGACGATTGAGGGCCTCACAGGCGAATCCCTAGCCGAGAAGCTAAAGGCCTGA